Proteins from a genomic interval of Zingiber officinale cultivar Zhangliang chromosome 1B, Zo_v1.1, whole genome shotgun sequence:
- the LOC122047988 gene encoding ubiquitin-conjugating enzyme E2-17 kDa-like, giving the protein MSGPKRKGSFKLNRTRVKIPQFCPLSSSYSALAFPAATKGKGELFWTIRSSFMASRRIIKELKDLQKDPPTSCSAGPVAEDMFHWQATIMGPSDSPYAGGVFLVTIHFPPDYPFKPPKVAFRTKVFHPNINSNGSICLDILKEQWSPALTISKVLLSICSLLTDPNPDDPLVPEIAHMYKTDRTKYETTARSWTQRYAMG; this is encoded by the exons ATGAGTGGTCCTAAAAGGAAAGGATCATTTAAATTAAATCGTACTCGCGTCAAAATACCGCAGTTCTGTCCGCTTTCCTCTTCTTATTCGGCTTTGGCCTTTCCAGCCGCGACAAAGGGAAAGGGCGAGTT GTTTTGGACGATTAGATCATCGTTCATGGCCTCGAGGAGGATCATCAAAGAACTCAAGGATCTGCAGAAGGATCCTCCTACTTCTTGCAGCGCTG GCCCTGTGGCTGAAGACATGTTCCACTGGCAAGCTACGATAATGGGTCCATCAGACAGTCCATATGCAGGGGGTGTTTTTCTCGTCACCATCCACTTCCCTCCAGATTATCCATTTAAGCCACCTAAG GTTGCTTTCAGGACCAAGGTTTTCCATCCAAATATTAACAGCAATGGAAGCATTTGCCTGGACATATTAAAGGAGCAATGGAGTCCTGCTTTAACTATTTCCAAG gtGCTGCTGTCAATTTGCTCCCTCTTAACTGATCCAAATCCAGACGATCCTTTGGTTCCTGAAATTGCCCATATGTACAAGACAGATAGGACCAAGTACGAGACCACCGCTAGGAGCTGGACCCAGAGGTATGCAATGGGCTAA
- the LOC122047997 gene encoding cytochrome B5-like protein, which produces MEIVAITLVLLFVLAALFVIPRSNSKGTSKKTHPSATTKTLRTYSKKEVLLHNKRTDCWIIVKGKVYDVTPYVEEHPGGDAILNNAGGDSTEGFYGPQHATRVFDMVDEFYIGDLMA; this is translated from the exons ATGGAGATAGTTGCTATAACATTGGTTCTGCTTTTTGTACTGGCAGCTCTGTTTGTCATCCCAAGATCCAATAGCAAAG GCACATCCAAGAAAACTCATCCAAGTGCAACCACAAAG ACACTGAGAACTTACTCTAAAAAAGAGGTCTTGCTTCATAACAAAAGGACGGATTGTTGGATCATAGTCAAGGGCAAG GTCTATGATGTCACCCCTTATGTGGAGGAGCATCCTGGAGGAGATGCTATACTAAACAATGCTGGAGGCGATTCAACTGAGGGCTTTTATGG GCCACAACATGCCACACGAGTGTTTGACATGGTTGATGAGTTTTATATCGGAGATTTGATGGCCTGA